CAAATGGGATACAAGAGAGCGGGCTTATATAGCTTTGGAGGGTTGGACAACGGTGGAATGCCCAGTGCTGAGAGAATCATTCCGGAATGCCAGAACTTAAGAGTGGGCGACCATATACTTCCATTGCTGGAAGTGGTTGGGATGGAACCGAACAAGTCAATGCTCTGGAGGTTCCAGAAGGGCGCGGGGGGATGGGAGAACGCCACGTGGTCTTGGGGTCTGTATGAGACAAAAAGTGGGCACACAAGATTGGTGTCACGCCTCCGGCAGCAGTACACTTATAATAGTCTTCCGGAGATAATTGCCTGGGTAATAATGGACCCGATGGAAATTTTCATGATGCGCACAACGCTGCTCGGAATCAAACGCAGGGTGGAGAGCAATTAGAGTTGTCGGTTTGGAGGCAACCTCACTTCAGAAGTAGAACTGGAGAAACAAACCATGACAAAGCGGAATCCCATCGGGACAAGAGAAACTAAGATCAAGACCTTCCGATGGCTATTCTATCTCAGTCTCTTCCAGCTCTTGGTGTGTCTTGCGGTCCCCATCCTTGTGATTCCTTTTCGTGCCCTGCTATTTGTAGAGATTTTGGTTGCTCTTACGATAGGCCTCCTGTTTGGACTGTACCTTATGGGCGTATGCATATACGGCATTTTTGTTGATTGGAAAAGGTTTCGTCTTTATGTGGTAATCGTGTCTCTTGTCAGTGTGTGGGCGATCTGGAGTGTCATTACTTGGCTCTTTATAGAACACATGCGCTATCTTACGTAGATGAAAAGATCACAGAGAAAATAAAGGAATTGATGGCCAAAGACGTAGTCCGTCAGCATGAACAACACTTCCATGACGGGACAAGATCTCCCGACCTTGAGGAAAGGGCAAGGCGGGTATTCTGGA
The genomic region above belongs to bacterium and contains:
- a CDS encoding SRPBCC family protein encodes the protein MLKQHPFLRALFIFVNIWVCAIVTLLILYFSWLREWQMTWGATDVEVSQYMAGDELLVDPTLNATRAVEIKAPPEKVWPWLIQMGYKRAGLYSFGGLDNGGMPSAERIIPECQNLRVGDHILPLLEVVGMEPNKSMLWRFQKGAGGWENATWSWGLYETKSGHTRLVSRLRQQYTYNSLPEIIAWVIMDPMEIFMMRTTLLGIKRRVESN